Proteins encoded together in one Penicillium digitatum chromosome 1, complete sequence window:
- a CDS encoding Amino acid/polyamine transporter I: MFLTLSYNEILAYGEREFWYSLIKALAMIVLFILAFIISAGGIRLCAIGFHRWHSPNALADSIVGVAKILIVAGRLYTGTEMVGITAGESANPEKAVPSAMKHVFVAYLDVLLCRNSYPVD; this comes from the exons ATGTTCCTTACACTGTCATATAATGAGATTTTGGCCTACGGCGAGAGGGAATTTTGGTACTCTCT AATCAAAGCGTTGGCCATGATTGTCTTGTTCATCCTCGCATTTATCATCAGCGCAGGTGGCATTAGACTCTGCGCTATTGGATTTCATCGTTGGCATTCCCCCAATGCACTTGCAGATTCAATCGTTGGTGTTGCGAAAATTCTAATTGTTGCAGGAAGATTGTATACCGGAACTGAGAT GGTTGGCATCACAGCTGGAGAATCAGCGAATCCCGAAAAAGCAGTACCCAGTGCTATGAAGCATGTTTTTGTGGCGTATCTTGATGTTCTACTTTG TCGGAATTCTTATCCCGTGGACTGA
- a CDS encoding Guanine-specific ribonuclease N1/T1 — MQYTKILAVATLFMTNAFAAPLDLEARDCAAVCGTVCYSSSAISAAQEEGYNLYSMYDEVHNYPHQYHNYEDFEFPVSGTYYEFPILRDGEVYDGGSPGADRVIFNDNDELAGVITHDGASGDDFVACN; from the exons ATGCAGTACACCAAG ATCCTGGCTGTGGCCACTCTTTTCATGACCAATGCCTTCGCCGCTCCCCTAGACCTTGAAGCTCGCGACTGTGCCGCGGTTTGCGGTACAGTCTGCTACTCCAGCAGTGCTATCAGCGCTGCCCAGGAAGAGGGATACAACCTCTACAGCATGTATGACGAAGTCCACAACTACCCCCACCAGTACCACAACTATGAGGATTTCGAGTTCCCCGTTTCAGGAACCTACTACGAATTCCCCATTCTCCGCGATGGCGAGGTTTATGATGGTGGCTCTCCTGGTGCGGACCGTGTTATTTTCAACGACAACGATGAGCTGGCTGGCGTTATTACTCATGACGGTGCCAGCGGTGACGACTTTGTGGCATGTAACTAG
- a CDS encoding Glutathione S-transferase Ure2-like, putative, with protein MSSTINPIQLYGGIIGPNPLKVAIVLTLLKLPFEIVPVPFAKVKEPEYEAINPNGRLPSIHDPTADLTIWESGAIIEYLIERYDTKEPRKLSFTPGSAEAELARSFLHLQASGQGPYYGQVYWFKKLHAERIPSAVKRYVDEAKRVTGVLDKWLGKQKAADDKDIGDGPWLVGNKFSYADVAFMPWQRTARVVFADDGFDVDEFPNEKEWFEHMISKKPIEEIPRFCG; from the coding sequence ATGTCATCCACTATCAACCCCATTCAGCTCTACGGTGGCATCATTGGCCCCAATCCCCTGAAAGTCGCAATCGTCCTCACACTCCTCAAACTACCATTTGAAATCGTACCAGTCCCCTTTGCCAAAGTCAAAGAACCCGAATACGAAGCAATTAATCCAAATGGGCGCCTACCCTCGATCCATGACCCAACCGCCGACCTGACCATCTGGGAAAGCGGTGCCATCATCGAGTACCTCATCGAGCGCTATGACACCAAGGAACCTCGCAAGCTCAGCTTTACACCGGGCAGCGCAGAAGCCGAGCTAGCACGCTCATTCCTCCATCTCCAAGCCTCAGGTCAAGGGCCGTACTACGGGCAAGTTTACTGGTTCAAGAAACTCCATGCGGAGAGGATCCCCAGTGCAGTAAAGCGATATGTCGATGAAGCAAAACGCGTGACGGGGGTGCTGGACAAGTGGTTGGGCAAGCAGAAGGCGGCCGACGACAAGGATATTGGGGATGGTCCTTGGCTGGTCGGCAACAAGTTTTCGTACGCCGATGTAGCGTTCATGCCTTGGCAACGGACGGCACGTGTGGTCTTCGCTGATGACGGGTTCGATGTTGATGAGTTCCCAAATGAGAAGGAATGGTTCGAGCACATGATTTCAAAGAAGCCCATTGAAGAGATCCCTAGATTCTGCGGATGA